A region from the Hippoglossus hippoglossus isolate fHipHip1 chromosome 16, fHipHip1.pri, whole genome shotgun sequence genome encodes:
- the ube2s gene encoding ubiquitin-conjugating enzyme E2 S, with product MNSNVENLPPHILRLVYKEVSALAADPPEGIKIYPSDEDITELHTAIEGPEGTPFAGGIFRMRLVLGKDFPAVPPKGYFLTKIFHPNVGHKGEICVNVLKRDWKAELGLRHVLLTIKCLLIHPNPESALNEEAGRLLLEDYAEYESRARLLTEIHAMSGPGGTSGAPPDSNDGPQPKKHAGDPTKRAGPSAAAMPATLGNGASGASTTTSNNSSSSSSNNVAGKKKADKKRALRRL from the exons ATG aACTCTAATGTGGAGAATTTGCCGCCTCATATTCTTCGCTTGGTTTACAAAGAGGTTTCAGCCTTAGCTGCGGACCCCCCCGAGGGTATTAAGATCTATCCAAGCGATGAAGACATAACTGAACTGCACACAGCCATAGAAGGACCAG AGGGAACTCCATTTGCTGGTGGCATTTTCCGAATGCGTCTGGTCCTTGGGAAGGACTTCCCTGCGGTTCCACCCAAGGGGTATTTCCTGACCAAGATTTTTCACCCCAATGTCGGTCACAAGGGAGAGATCTGTGTCAACGTGTTGAAACGGGACTGGAAGGCAGAACTTGGCCTCAGACACGTCTTACTT ACGATCAAGTGTCTTCTCATCCATCCAAACCCAGAATCGGCTCTGAACGAAGAGGCCGGGCGTTTGCTGTTAGAGGACTATGCAGAATACGAGTCCCGCGCTCGTCTGCTTACAGAAATCCACGCCATGAGTGGGCCTGGCGGGACATCTGGGGCTCCTCCGGACTCCAATGATGGCCCACAGCCAAAGAAGCACGCAGGTGACCCCACAAAGAGAGCGGGACCCAGTGCAGCAGCTATGCCAGCAACGCTGGGTAATGGAGCTAGCGGAGCCAGTACCACCACCAGCAAtaacagtagtagtagtagcagtaatAATGTAGCAGGGAAAAAGAAAGCAGATAAAAAGCGTGCATTGAGGCGACTTTAA